The sequence ATGTTTGCGTCAAATTAGGGGTTAGATTCAACATTATCAAAGAACATCTTCCATTCGGCAAAACCTATCCGCCTCATCCTCTCAAATTTCAAGCATCTTCTTATTCTAAAATTTCACGTCTCCTAACCACCGATCATTACCTTTGTCGCCACCAAATCACGTTCGCGCCGTCACCGCCCTCTTTGCAAACACCGTCGTCTGATAGGTCACTATTGAATTACACGAACGATTTTGTTGGTATGTGAAGTTAGGGTTTCAGGTTTCGCAGTGAGTTCCTAACTCTAGATACACAGGTGCAACCTTATCACCAAATCTGGGTGTGACACACGAATCCAGTGCACCGATTTGGCCTCCTTCACCTAATCTAATGCTAGAAAGACGACAACTTTTTCAAATACCTAATTCTTAAATAACGGTAAATCTTTTCGGTTTCCTTGTTTTTCAATTATCTTTTTCTATGTTGTTAGATTTTGGTGGATTTTGAATATAAAGATAGGATTTTGAGATAAAGTTTGTAAATTTGTGTAGGTGAATGTTTCAACAACAACTTCATCATCATCTGTTGCGAATTTTCAGTTTAAGCCCCCTTCAAACCAAACTATCCATTTTGGCCAGAGGAAGAAAAtgtgttttttttttctcttttataTAACCTTTTCAACTATTTGTGACACATTTTGTATTTAAATTCGTTTAGTTTATTTGTCATATTCATTTTGCATTAAAATGTGATCTATTAGGCCATGATGTTGGTTCGAgttgattttttttattaaatcaATACAACATTTGTTGATGGTGGCTAATGACAGGTAATTGGCATGAAAAGGCCATATCTTTTTTCGTTAGAACATCTGCTGGTTCCACCTTTCCACTGCAAGTTTCCGCCCATTTCAAGATCAGACGAATTAGCTTCTTTTAGCAATGGCGTTACTACTACTATCGAGCCTGCATATCCAGCTTTCAGGTGAATATATGCAATAATTTGTCTAATACAAAGTTACTATTTGTTTTAATGGTTGAAATTTGAGATTATTGCAGAGATAGTCCTTCAATGTCAGTCGTTAGACCCGATCCTATAACAAAGAGTTATGTCAATGAAAACGAAGTTTTGACTCGAGAGTTTTTTAAGTTAGCACCCCTTCAATCATCTTTGTTGAATTCGAGTTCGAAAGAGACATTGCATCTTTCACCTTGTATAACAGAACAGACCCATTATGAACTTTTACCACCTCATAATGTGagtttattttttaataatatatattgttAATTGTGATGATACTATTCTATttgtttatatataattttaatttgatGGATTTATATTGTTTGATGATTCATTTGTTTATGTTGTCAGTAGGGTCAATCAAAAGATTCAACCTGTTTGACTGGAATGGGCGGGTCAAACCCGCAGTCTTTTCTTAGTTTTTTTTCCAGCTGCGAAAACGCCTATGGTGCAGCCAGGAAACGGTGAGGCAGGGGAAAGTGTTGATCTAAATTATTTATTTGGTTCTGTAATTTTACATGCATAAAGTGGCATCATTAtattttagggtttagtgtttagaattttagattttaggtttgggtttagggtttagggtttacatttagggtgtagggtttagagtttaggtttagggttttggatttagatttagggtttagggtttagggtttagatttagggtttagatttagggtttagattttagggtttagagtttaggcatCTTTGCCTAATTTAAAGCAAATTGATGTGTCACATAATAATCTTTCTGGTATTTTACCAAAATTCCGAAATGATGTGAAGTTTTCTTTTAATACTAATCCGTTTTTAGGTCAAGTTATTTTGGGTGGACCTAACGCGCCACCTGGGTCCGGACCAAGTTCTAGTGGACCGGTTCATAACTCACCTGGTTCGACCGGTTCAACCGTGGGGATTGTTCTTGGTGTTCTTGTTTTTGTTGGGATTATTATCTTTGTTGTTTACAAATGTTGTGTTAAAAAGAGACACCAAAAGTTTGGTCGTGTCGAGAGTCCCGAAATTGGTAGAGTTAATAAAAACAAGTGATGCTACAAGTACTGTAAATGGTTATGGGGGTAGTTTTAGTGAGTTGCAAAGTCAAAGCAGTGGTGATAATCATAGTGAAATGAATGGTTTTGAAGGTGGTAATGTTGTAATTTCGATTCAAGTTCTTCGACAAGTAACAAATAATTTTAGTGAAAAAAAAACATTTTTAGGTAGAGGTGGTTTTGGGGTAGTTTATAAAGGCGAATTACACGGTGGAACTAAAATTGCGGTTAAAAGGATGGAATCGGGTGTTATGGGTACCAAAGGGTAATCGAATTTCAATCCGAAATTGCGGTGCTTACAAAAGTCCAACACCGAAATTTAGTTGCTTTACTTGGATATTATATTAATGGTAACGAGCGGCTTTTGGTGTATGAGTACATGCCACAAGGGACATTAACACAACATTTGTTTGGATGGAGAGAACATAACACGTATTTTTTGGGTTGGAAACAAAGGGTTTCGGTAGCTTCAGATGTGGCATGTAGGGTTAAGTATTTGCATAGTTTAGCACAACGAGTTTTATTCATAGAGATTTGAAAACGTCTAATATTCTTCTTGGTGATGATATGAGAGCAAAGGTTGAGGATTTTGGATTGGTTAAAAACACGCCTAATGGTAAATACTCTGTTGAGACTAAACTTGCTGGAACGTTTGGTTATCTTACGCCCAAGTATGCTGGTGAGTACTTTCTTGTTTCAATCATTAGTAATATTTGAATTCCTTTGAAGCTATTAAACTGGTGAaatttgttttgtattgtgtttcaAGAGTTTGGAACTATGGCTAAGAGACTTTAATAACCCTAAATACTCTTAAAGTatgcaacttttaaatcaaacagTGAAAATGACAAGTTTTTTTCAACACATTTGGTTTCAAGGTTTAATCTTCTTTGATTTTAGGCAGAATTGTAAAAGACCCAAAATCTGTCTTTGGGATTCTTTTTCTTTATCAGCCAACTTAAATGATGtagtaattttattttttttccagATTTGGCTTCAAGATTTGTGAATTTGGCATTCAAGTTTCATACTTTAAACTGGAGAaatttgttttgtattgtgtttcaAGAGTTTTGGAACTATAGCTAAGAGACTTTAATAAGACAAAAATCTCTTAAAGTATGAAACTTTGTTGATCAAACAGTGAAAATGACAAGTTCTTTCTACACATTTGGTTTCAAACAGTGAAAACTTTGTTGATcaaacagtacctacccgttaaatttcgtcccgaaatttgagtgaggtcgtcatggctaacaataaaaatattttcatgacaaatatgagctgataaatagagttttatcaccattgagtaataaggataaaacaattcgattacgtgaagcgtacgagtgaagctatcacaaaagagttaaatgaatgaaataaaggttcgtcttaacttttgacgtagttacggttgatttctggatttcaaggaatttaaggataatcttcaaaatctatataagatttgattcttcaataaaaaaaaattaggatcctctttaattaaatgcggtaatatgCTTCGATTGCTAAGTCtggtatttcgctataaattacatCTCTTCCGTTCCATTCTTTTCACCCCTATATATTTTCTTtcccaattcatacttccaaaagatccgTTAATATGCCTAATCCAGtattgatccttgttattatattgaccatatatacagtcattcttcttttctatCTTTCACCAGAAGAATATTTTCACTTCTaccatgctcttggggttatagtattcctaattctcccgtgtctttatattacaattcgcatagatatacacggtttCTTGTTTGATGTCGCTCACATTCTTATTTATACTCCGAAGCTCCAGGTTTTTGTTTATCTTCCCGTATctaagtaaagcgattaagacgtcttggttttgtaggtataaaattcggatgAACATGATTAAGATTTTAAGCAGAAatgaaaggtaatagcatgattgAATTTGTAGATTACCCAAAatcacagaagatagaactatcaagaatatattttcttgatatgttcggggtTAATTGGAATGAAATAGTTATGTAGCATggaacatgatg comes from Rutidosis leptorrhynchoides isolate AG116_Rl617_1_P2 chromosome 4, CSIRO_AGI_Rlap_v1, whole genome shotgun sequence and encodes:
- the LOC139844733 gene encoding uncharacterized protein, coding for MKRPYLFSLEHLLVPPFHCKFPPISRSDELASFSNGVTTTIEPAYPAFRDSPSMSVVRPDPITKSYVNENEVLTREFFKLAPLQSSLLNSSSKETLHLSPCITEQTHYELLPPHN